AGCGCACGGAGTTCCCGCACGCGCCGCGGGTGGTGAGGCCGGCCTCGTCGAGGCGCCGCATCGCGGCCTCGACGTCGCTCATCTTCACGAAGTGAAACTGGACGTTCTGGCGGGTGGTGACGTGCCCGAACCCACGCGAGTAGGCGTCGGCGACGTCGGCGAGCGCGTTGAGCGCGGTCTCGTCGAGGCGCCCGAACGGGATCTTCACCCGCAGCATCTGGGTGCCTTCCTGGCGCTGCCCGTACACCCCGCGCGTCAGTCGATACGCGCGAAACGCATCCGGCCCGATCTCACCACGCTCGAACGCCTCGAGCTTCGCGACGAACTCGTCGACGTCCCGCGCCTCCGAGAACTTCGGAAGTGTCACCGCCGCCATGCTGTCTCCTCCGTTCCGTCCGCATCTCCGCCCGCGCCCCCCGCCCGCGCTCGTCGCGCATCTTCCCCCCATCCCCCCTCCGGCGGCCCACCCGCACGAGCATCGTCGTTCCGCCCGTTCCCCCAACCCCGCGGAGGCGCGCCCACCCGCTCGCGCGCCTCCACCCCTCCGCCATCGCGCCCCTCGAACGCCGCGCCCGCCGCTGCGCGCTCGTCGCTCCGACTTCCCAGCGCGGTGCGCGTCCGCGCGTCGTTCAGCGCGCTCGCGCTCTCGCGCTCCGGCGGCGTGAGCGGTCGCGTATCGTCGGTTCGTGCGCCCGTGCGTTCGCATTCGGGCGGCGTGAGCGGTTGCGTGTCGTCGGTCCGTGCGATCGGGGGTTCGCATTCGGGCGGCGTGAGCGGTCGCGTGTCGACGTTCGTCGCGCTCGTGTGCGTGTGCTCTGGCGGCGTGTGCGGCCGCGCGTCGTCGGTTCGTGCGCTCGTGCGTTCGCGTTCTGGCGGCGTGAGCGCTCGAGCGTCGTCGTTCAGCGTGCTCGTGCGTCCGCGCTCCGGCGGCGTGTGGGGCCGAGCGTCGTGGTTTCGGGCGCTCGTGTGTTCGCGCTCTGGCGGAGTGAGCGGCTCCGCGGCGTCGGTCCGTGCGCTCGGGTGTCTGCGCTCGGGGGGCGTGTGTCGGGCGTCGTCGGTCCGTGCGCTCGGGGGTTCGTGCTCGGGCGGTCGAGCGTGTTCGTCGCTCCGTCCGGCGGGGGCGGCGTGCGAGTCGTCGTTTCGGGGGGGCGCGCGGCGGGCGGTGAGCAGGTCGACGATGCGGGCGACGCTCTCGGCGAGGGTCAGGGTGCTCGTGTCGAGGGTCAGCTCGGGGGCGAGCGGCGGCTCGTAGGGGTCGCTGATGCCGGTGAAGGAGGCGATCTCGCCGGCGAGCGCCTTCTTGTAGAGGCCCTTGGTGTCGCGGGCGACGCATGCCTCGAGCGGCGGGGCGACGTGCACCTCGACGAAGTCGCCGATGAGCGCCCGCGCCGCCTCGCGCGCCGCGCGGAAGGGCGAGATCGCGGCGACAATGACGTGGACGCCATTTCGTTGAAGTAGATGCGCGACGAACGCGATGCGCGCGACGTTGAGGTCGCGGTCCTCGCGCGAGAAGCCGAGCCCCTTCGACAGGTGCGTTCGGACGACGTCGCCGTCCAGGACCTCGACCCGGCCCCCCGCCGCCCTCAGCACCGGCGCGAGCGCCTCGGCGATCGTGGACTTCCCCGCGCCGGAGAGGCCGGTGAGCCACACGACGACGCCGCGGTCGCGCCCCGCGCCGTCTGCAAATGCTAGGTTGGTCGAGGCGCGATTCGTCATAGCGTTTGAATGTCTATTATAGTGGAGAAGGTGTTGGCGGTACGCAAGCGGAAAGCAGGCAGCGGGGTAGAGAAGGGTACGGAGTCGGCGGTCGCGGAGGCGCTCGGCGACGACGTCGGTGCGGCGGAGCTCGCGCGGCGCGTGGCGGAGAACCTCCGGCACAAACGGAAGGTGCGCGGCCTCTCGCTCGACGACCTCGCGCGGGCGTCGGGCGTCAGCCGCGCGGCGCTCTCGCAGGTCGAGACCTGCAAGACGAACCCCACGGTGGGCCTTCTCTGGAAGATCGCGGTCGGCCTCGGCGTCCCGTTCGCCGACCTGCTCGGGCAGCCGCGCACCGGCATCAGCGTGCTTCGCCGCGGCGAGGCGCAGGTGCTGCGGTCGCTCGACGGCAAGCTGGAGAGCCGGCCGCTCACCCCGGCAGGGGCGTCGGCGCTCGTCGAGATCTACGAGCTGCGCCTCGCCGCGCGGGCGACGCACACCTCCGAGCCGCACGCGGCGGGGACACACGAGTTCGTCGTCGTCCTCTCTGGGAGCCTTCGCCTCCACGTCGAAGGCGAGACGATCGACCTCCTCGCCGGCGACTCGGTCTCGTTCCCCGCCGACCGCTCGCACGCGTACGAGAACAACGGCTCGTCGGAAGCGCGCTACCACAACGTCATCCTCTACGAGCGCTGAAGCCGCATCCGGCGGCGCTCGCTTCGCGGCTCGCACCGACCCATTGCCGCAGCCGATTTGACGGGCCGGCTGCCGTCTCGGGACGTATTGATTCTTCGTGGCCGTTCATTATGATGAACCAATGTCCGCAGCGGCGAAACTCTCCAGCTTGGCGGACGTGGTGACGCGCGCGCCGGAGCGGCGGGGGCTCGCGACGGCGGGGCTCGAGCACGTCAGCCTACGGCTCGGAGATACGTCGATCCTCGACGACGTGACGCTGGCCGTCGGGCCGGGCGAGGCGCTGTGCCTGGTCGGTCCTTCGGGTGGAGGCAAGTCTACGATACTGAATCTCCTCGCCGGCCTCGTCGCGCCGACTGCGGGACGCGTCACGTTCGACGGCGCGCCGATCGACGGCCCGAGCCCCGAGCGCGCCGTCGTCTTCCAGGACGCGGCGCTGTTCCCGTGGCTCTCGCTCGCGCAGAACGTCGCGTTCCCGCTCGAGATGGCCGGAGTCGAACGCGCCGAGCGAGAGGCCCGCGTCGAGGAGCTGCTCCGCCTCGTGCACCTCTCGCGGTTCCGCGGGATGTATCCGCACGAGCTGTCGGGGGGGATGCGGCAGCGCGGGGCGATCGCGCGCGCGCTCGCGACGCGACCGCGGATGATCCTGTTCGACGAGCCCTTCGCGGCGCTGGACGGGCAGATGCGCGAGCTGCTCCAGAGCGAGGTCGAGCGCCTCGTCGGCGCCTCGCGCACGACGATGGTGTTCGTGACGCACCAGATCGACGAGGCGGTGCGCC
This sequence is a window from Labilithrix sp.. Protein-coding genes within it:
- a CDS encoding ABC transporter ATP-binding protein; this encodes MSAAAKLSSLADVVTRAPERRGLATAGLEHVSLRLGDTSILDDVTLAVGPGEALCLVGPSGGGKSTILNLLAGLVAPTAGRVTFDGAPIDGPSPERAVVFQDAALFPWLSLAQNVAFPLEMAGVERAEREARVEELLRLVHLSRFRGMYPHELSGGMRQRGAIARALATRPRMILFDEPFAALDGQMRELLQSEVERLVGASRTTMVFVTHQIDEAVRLGDRVVLIGARPGRIVGEVHVDLPRPRVRDARAMEIAQRIADEIRSEVEKVAREEADGAWGVEADGDAHPAESGRRGGPRRRLGGGV
- the cysC gene encoding adenylyl-sulfate kinase, whose product is MTNRASTNLAFADGAGRDRGVVVWLTGLSGAGKSTIAEALAPVLRAAGGRVEVLDGDVVRTHLSKGLGFSREDRDLNVARIAFVAHLLQRNGVHVIVAAISPFRAAREAARALIGDFVEVHVAPPLEACVARDTKGLYKKALAGEIASFTGISDPYEPPLAPELTLDTSTLTLAESVARIVDLLTARRAPPRNDDSHAAPAGRSDEHARPPEHEPPSARTDDARHTPPERRHPSARTDAAEPLTPPEREHTSARNHDARPHTPPERGRTSTLNDDARALTPPERERTSARTDDARPHTPPEHTHTSATNVDTRPLTPPECEPPIARTDDTQPLTPPECERTGARTDDTRPLTPPERESASALNDARTRTALGSRSDERAAAGAAFEGRDGGGVEARERVGAPPRGWGNGRNDDARAGGPPEGGWGEDARRARAGGAGGDADGTEETAWRR
- a CDS encoding helix-turn-helix transcriptional regulator — translated: MLAVRKRKAGSGVEKGTESAVAEALGDDVGAAELARRVAENLRHKRKVRGLSLDDLARASGVSRAALSQVETCKTNPTVGLLWKIAVGLGVPFADLLGQPRTGISVLRRGEAQVLRSLDGKLESRPLTPAGASALVEIYELRLAARATHTSEPHAAGTHEFVVVLSGSLRLHVEGETIDLLAGDSVSFPADRSHAYENNGSSEARYHNVILYER